From Cucumis melo cultivar AY chromosome 1, USDA_Cmelo_AY_1.0, whole genome shotgun sequence, a single genomic window includes:
- the LOC107991583 gene encoding auxin-induced in root cultures protein 12 has protein sequence MASFSNFFLLLTLISSSLSISHSLTCSSQSFPDRTFTNCQDLPYLNAFLHWSYNPTNSSLSIAFLAPPPTTAGWVAWAVNPTATGMAGSQAFLAAFFAKSLTVRTFNITSYNSVRPSPTLSFPFWDLASESSDDLFAIFVTVKVPEKASSLNQVWQVGPSVDSSTGVPAAHEFKSDNLKSRGVLVFEGSAGAPSPAPRPDHGGASTATSPSVVGGVNETAAAPTPKASGPDKGGVPGIKRRNLGCVVLSWFVFAVWGIFSF, from the coding sequence ATGGCTTCCTTCTCCAATTTCTTCCTCCTCCTAACCCTAATTTCCTCCTCCCTTTCCATCTCCCATTCCCTCACTTGCTCTTCCCAATCCTTCCCAGACAGAACCTTCACCAATTGCCAAGATCTCCCCTATCTCAACGCCTTCCTCCACTGGTCCTACAATCCCACAAATTCCTCTCTCTCCATCGCCTTCCTCGCCCCTCCCCCCACCACCGCCGGCTGGGTCGCCTGGGCCGTCAACCCCACCGCCACCGGCATGGCCGGATCCCAAGCCTTCCTCGCCGCTTTCTTCGCCAAATCCCTCACTGTCCGTACTTTCAACATTACTTCGTATAACTCCGTTCGTCCTTCCCCCACGCTCTCCTTTCCCTTCTGGGACCTTGCATCCGAATCTTCCGACGACTTGTTTGCGATCTTCGTTACCGTGAAAGTTCCGGAGAAGGCCTCGTCGTTGAACCAAGTTTGGCAAGTTGGGCCGTCGGTGGATTCGAGTACGGGTGTTCCTGCGGCGCATGAGTTTAAATCGGATAATTTGAAATCAAGAGGCGTGTTGGTTTTTGAGGGGAGTGCTGGTGCTCCTAGTCCTGCTCCACGCCCTGATCATGGTGGGGCGTCCACTGCAACTTCACCTTCGGTGGTTGGCGGTGTTAACGAAACTGCTGCTGCGCCCACTCCCAAGGCGTCGGGTCCTGATAAAGGTGGGGTTCCCGGAATTAAACGCCGGAATTTGGGTTGTGTTGTCCTGAGTTGGTTTGTGTTTGCTGTTTGGGGGATTTTCAGTTTctga